In Ciconia boyciana chromosome 16, ASM3463844v1, whole genome shotgun sequence, one genomic interval encodes:
- the CEP95 gene encoding centrosomal protein of 95 kDa isoform X2 has product MGSAEERDWIDVANDLLRSCHINQHIKHLSECGADVFVHLYESILGEKVPDFIATPRSQEDDAHNVQAVIDSLALDYLQVSLSHITGENIVKGEGESIRNLLEIFDGLLEYLTEEVSEYSQNGDEANVLSNNEIQIASQEQLESNAGQLMQPSIFSSVEGSQSEFFVPSCDVDGSESTSELIRLGDTAHSFSKREEEFQLPELLPAEKDEGVEESKNSEAIAKFPKQASETERTIVKEKEDGLMESVHTTEPQKESLSASATKLGEPIQQAIPLLPPFQPSEARPYYPGWRDYQNLGSQSATLANSEGVKIPTLEKSLTQKSEDVSGRLPPSRKIPVGTVQSVPSTNTYLSSAGVGDKVVSNDAVDNVAKVPWVYGNSSASSLHQKLSLHAEQVTQTPRPESRYLPRKKRYENSTTDSLEESLSHRTTKENLSEQELHKVSEKLSRGLNTLDLMLKRALGGHTGEEELTDEDNLSQHSDSVMDYRRRKAVRDTPHLRYPSRPRSLSPSSPSSQHQLFSELEDKLCSNGTGQIRKIHSQLQKERGERTKKAKKVAKAYEDELRIYEARERFRLSKLREVIKEMEQEYKENIFKEPPKMPQPVKVYSRKTTPRNPKYSQWIPKRGTVKPKKAAPMKVRDDDLLFQLLEEFPHLHISHHTMNKMWQQQLAHTQQLKAASGRTRPKLQNEVQQALKKHELLAAIIKKDQDHNKRLQEFKQRICRQKWAQNKVREKRQQIARARKYYEDYWVQLRAKMMRARTREERIFKNLFEEGLEIQKQRLKDLRAYAQEKRAEQRREHQNELESMENYYKDQFSMLAAALSQERQEMQTREKAQAQMLQKTKRELRSRMEKEIQQLQAAIMQSDDDTFFQELEADRLKSRLQMASFQYSKSRFL; this is encoded by the exons ATGGGCAGCGCGGAGGAGAGAG ATTGGATTGATGTTGCCAATGATCTTTTAAGGAGCTGTCACATAAACCAGCACATAAAGCATCTCTCAGAATGTGGTGCTGATGTGTTTGTTCATCTTTACGAGTCAATCTTAGGAGAAAAAGTACCAG atttcaTAGCTACTCCTAGAAGCCAAGAGGATGATGCACATAATGTACAAGCAGTAATAGATTCCCTGGCATTGGACTATTTGCAGGTCAGCTTGTCACACATCACTG GTGAGAACATTgtgaaaggagaaggggaatctATCAGAAACCTCCTTGAAATATTTGATGGTTTGTTAGAGTATCTCACAGAAGAAGTCAGTGAATATTCTCAGAATGGAG ATGAGGCAAATGTGCTATCCAATAATGAAATTCAAATTGCATCTcaagagcagctggaaagcaaTGCTGGTCAACTTATGCAACCTTCAATATTCTCATCAGTTGAAGG GTCCCAGTCAGAATTTTTTGTTCCATCTTGTGATGTAGATGGATCAGAATCTACCAGTGAATTAATTAGACTTGGAGATACTGCTCATTCATTTTCCAAGAGAGAGGAAG AATTCCAGTTGCCTGAATTGTTACCAGCAGAAAAGGACGAGGGGGTGGAAGAATCTAAAAACTCAGAAGCTATTGCAAAATTCCCGAAACAGGCCTCTGAAACTGAAAGGACCAttgtaaaggaaaaggaagatg GATTAATGGAGTCTGTTCATACTACTGAACCTCAAAAAGAGAGTTTGAGTGCCAGTGCTACAAAACTTGGGGAGCCTATACAGCAAGCTATTCCTTTGCTACCACCATTTCAGCCTTCGGAAGCCAGACCTTATTATCCTGGATGGAGAGATTATCAGAACTTGGGCAGCCAGTCAGCAACTTTGGCTAACAGTGAAGGAGTGAAAATTCCTACT cttgaaAAGTCACTTACACAAAAATCTGAAGATGTTTCTGGTAGGCTTCCTCCATCAAGGAAAATCCCTG TAGGCACAGTGCAGTCTGTACCATCAACTAACACTTACCTGTCATCTGCTGGAGTGGGAGACAAGGTGGTATCAAATGATGCTGTGGACAATGTGGCAAAG GTTCCCTGGGTATATGGGAATTCATCTGCTTCCTCTTTACACCAAAAACTCTCACTACATGCTGAACAAGTAACACAAACTCCAAGACCTGAATCTAGATATCTGCctagaaagaaaag ATATGAAAATTCTACCACAGATTCACTTGAAGAGTCTCTTTCCCACAgaacaacaaaggaaaacctATCTGAGCAAGAGCTTCATAAAGTGTCAGAAAAACTCTCTCGTGGGTTAAATACACTAGATTTA ATGTTAAAGAGAGCTTTGGGTGGGCACACCGGAGAAGAAGAGTTGACAGATGAAGACAACCTGTCTCAGCACAGTGACAGCGTCATGGATTATCGCCGAAGGAAAGCTGTACGAG ACACACCACATCTAAGGTACCCAAGCAGGCCACGATCCCTTTCTCCATCCTCGCCCTCATCTCAGCATCAGCTCTTTTCTGAGTTGGAAGATAAACTTTGCAGTAATGGAACAGGCCAAATAAGGAAAATACACAGCCAGTTGCAAAAAGAAAGGggtgaaagaacaaaaaaagcaaag aaggTCGCTAAAGCTTATGAAGATGAACTAAGAATTTATGAAGCTAGGGAGAGGTTTAGACTTTCCAAGCTCAGAGAAGTCATCAAGGAAATG GAAcaagaatacaaagaaaacatctttaaagaACCTCCAAAAATGCCTCAGCCAGTGAAAGTTTATTCTAGAAAAACCACACCTCGGAATCCCAAATACAGCCAGTGGATTCCAAAACGAGGGACTGTGAAGCCAAAGAAAGCAGCTCCAA TGAAAGTAAGAGATGATGACCTCCTATTTCAACTACTGGAAGAGTTTCCCCACCTGCATATTTCCCACCATACTATGAATAAaatgtggcagcagcagcttgcacATACTCAACAACTTAAGGCAGCTTCTGGCAGAACTAGACCAAAACTCCAAAATGAA gTTCAACAAGCCCTGAAGAAGCATGAGCTTCTTGCTGCAATTATCAAAAAAGATCAAGACCATAACAAGAGACTG CAAGAATTTAAGCAACGTATCTGCCGACAGAAATGGGCTCAGAATAAAGTGAGAGAGAAACGCCAGCAAATTGCTCGAGCCAGGAAATATTATGAAGATTACTGGGTTCAGTTGCGTGCCAAGATGATGCGGGCTAGGACACGGGAAGAAAGG atatttaaaaacttatttgaaGAAGGCTTAGAAATTCAGAAGCAAAGACTGAAGGACCTGAGAGCGTATGCTCAAGAGAAGCGTGCTGAGCAAAGGAGAGAGCATCAAAATGAGTTGGAGTCTATGGAGAACTATTACAAAGATCAG TTTTCCATGTTAGCAGCAGCTTTATCTCAAGAACGCCAAGAAATGCAGACCAGAGAAAAAGCACAAGCACaa atgttacagaaaacaaaaagagaattGAGATcaaggatggaaaaggaaatacagcaACTGCAAGCAGCAATAATGCAAAGTGATGATGACACCTTTTTTCAAGAACTAGAAGCAGACAGACTGAAATCTAGACTTCAGATGGCTTCCTTTCAGTATAGCAAAAGCCGTTTCTTGTAA
- the CEP95 gene encoding centrosomal protein of 95 kDa isoform X3, with the protein MGSAEERDWIDVANDLLRSCHINQHIKHLSECGADVFVHLYESILGEKVPDFIATPRSQEDDAHNVQAVIDSLALDYLQVSLSHITGENIVKGEGESIRNLLEIFDGLLEYLTEEVSEYSQNGDEANVLSNNEIQIASQEQLESNAGQLMQPSIFSSVEGSQSEFFVPSCDVDGSESTSELIRLGDTAHSFSKREEEFQLPELLPAEKDEGVEESKNSEAIAKFPKQASETERTIVKEKEDGLMESVHTTEPQKESLSASATKLGEPIQQAIPLLPPFQPSEARPYYPGWRDYQNLGSQSATLANSEGVKIPTLEKSLTQKSEDVSGRLPPSRKIPVGTVQSVPSTNTYLSSAGVGDKVVSNDAVDNVAKVPWVYGNSSASSLHQKLSLHAEQVTQTPRPESRYLPRKKSRYENSTTDSLEESLSHRTTKENLSEQELHKVSEKLSRGLNTLDLMLKRALGGHTGEEELTDEDNLSQHSDSVMDYRRRKAVRDTPHLRYPSRPRSLSPSSPSSQHQLFSELEDKLCSNGTGQIRKIHSQLQKERGERTKKAKKVAKAYEDELRIYEARERFRLSKLREVIKEMEQEYKENIFKEPPKMPQPVKVYSRKTTPRNPKYSQWIPKRGTVKPKKAAPMKVRDDDLLFQLLEEFPHLHISHHTMNKMWQQQLAHTQQLKAASGRTRPKLQNEVQQALKKHELLAAIIKKDQDHNKRLKWAQNKVREKRQQIARARKYYEDYWVQLRAKMMRARTREERIFKNLFEEGLEIQKQRLKDLRAYAQEKRAEQRREHQNELESMENYYKDQFSMLAAALSQERQEMQTREKAQAQMLQKTKRELRSRMEKEIQQLQAAIMQSDDDTFFQELEADRLKSRLQMASFQYSKSRFL; encoded by the exons ATGGGCAGCGCGGAGGAGAGAG ATTGGATTGATGTTGCCAATGATCTTTTAAGGAGCTGTCACATAAACCAGCACATAAAGCATCTCTCAGAATGTGGTGCTGATGTGTTTGTTCATCTTTACGAGTCAATCTTAGGAGAAAAAGTACCAG atttcaTAGCTACTCCTAGAAGCCAAGAGGATGATGCACATAATGTACAAGCAGTAATAGATTCCCTGGCATTGGACTATTTGCAGGTCAGCTTGTCACACATCACTG GTGAGAACATTgtgaaaggagaaggggaatctATCAGAAACCTCCTTGAAATATTTGATGGTTTGTTAGAGTATCTCACAGAAGAAGTCAGTGAATATTCTCAGAATGGAG ATGAGGCAAATGTGCTATCCAATAATGAAATTCAAATTGCATCTcaagagcagctggaaagcaaTGCTGGTCAACTTATGCAACCTTCAATATTCTCATCAGTTGAAGG GTCCCAGTCAGAATTTTTTGTTCCATCTTGTGATGTAGATGGATCAGAATCTACCAGTGAATTAATTAGACTTGGAGATACTGCTCATTCATTTTCCAAGAGAGAGGAAG AATTCCAGTTGCCTGAATTGTTACCAGCAGAAAAGGACGAGGGGGTGGAAGAATCTAAAAACTCAGAAGCTATTGCAAAATTCCCGAAACAGGCCTCTGAAACTGAAAGGACCAttgtaaaggaaaaggaagatg GATTAATGGAGTCTGTTCATACTACTGAACCTCAAAAAGAGAGTTTGAGTGCCAGTGCTACAAAACTTGGGGAGCCTATACAGCAAGCTATTCCTTTGCTACCACCATTTCAGCCTTCGGAAGCCAGACCTTATTATCCTGGATGGAGAGATTATCAGAACTTGGGCAGCCAGTCAGCAACTTTGGCTAACAGTGAAGGAGTGAAAATTCCTACT cttgaaAAGTCACTTACACAAAAATCTGAAGATGTTTCTGGTAGGCTTCCTCCATCAAGGAAAATCCCTG TAGGCACAGTGCAGTCTGTACCATCAACTAACACTTACCTGTCATCTGCTGGAGTGGGAGACAAGGTGGTATCAAATGATGCTGTGGACAATGTGGCAAAG GTTCCCTGGGTATATGGGAATTCATCTGCTTCCTCTTTACACCAAAAACTCTCACTACATGCTGAACAAGTAACACAAACTCCAAGACCTGAATCTAGATATCTGCctagaaagaaaag caGATATGAAAATTCTACCACAGATTCACTTGAAGAGTCTCTTTCCCACAgaacaacaaaggaaaacctATCTGAGCAAGAGCTTCATAAAGTGTCAGAAAAACTCTCTCGTGGGTTAAATACACTAGATTTA ATGTTAAAGAGAGCTTTGGGTGGGCACACCGGAGAAGAAGAGTTGACAGATGAAGACAACCTGTCTCAGCACAGTGACAGCGTCATGGATTATCGCCGAAGGAAAGCTGTACGAG ACACACCACATCTAAGGTACCCAAGCAGGCCACGATCCCTTTCTCCATCCTCGCCCTCATCTCAGCATCAGCTCTTTTCTGAGTTGGAAGATAAACTTTGCAGTAATGGAACAGGCCAAATAAGGAAAATACACAGCCAGTTGCAAAAAGAAAGGggtgaaagaacaaaaaaagcaaag aaggTCGCTAAAGCTTATGAAGATGAACTAAGAATTTATGAAGCTAGGGAGAGGTTTAGACTTTCCAAGCTCAGAGAAGTCATCAAGGAAATG GAAcaagaatacaaagaaaacatctttaaagaACCTCCAAAAATGCCTCAGCCAGTGAAAGTTTATTCTAGAAAAACCACACCTCGGAATCCCAAATACAGCCAGTGGATTCCAAAACGAGGGACTGTGAAGCCAAAGAAAGCAGCTCCAA TGAAAGTAAGAGATGATGACCTCCTATTTCAACTACTGGAAGAGTTTCCCCACCTGCATATTTCCCACCATACTATGAATAAaatgtggcagcagcagcttgcacATACTCAACAACTTAAGGCAGCTTCTGGCAGAACTAGACCAAAACTCCAAAATGAA gTTCAACAAGCCCTGAAGAAGCATGAGCTTCTTGCTGCAATTATCAAAAAAGATCAAGACCATAACAAGAGACTG AAATGGGCTCAGAATAAAGTGAGAGAGAAACGCCAGCAAATTGCTCGAGCCAGGAAATATTATGAAGATTACTGGGTTCAGTTGCGTGCCAAGATGATGCGGGCTAGGACACGGGAAGAAAGG atatttaaaaacttatttgaaGAAGGCTTAGAAATTCAGAAGCAAAGACTGAAGGACCTGAGAGCGTATGCTCAAGAGAAGCGTGCTGAGCAAAGGAGAGAGCATCAAAATGAGTTGGAGTCTATGGAGAACTATTACAAAGATCAG TTTTCCATGTTAGCAGCAGCTTTATCTCAAGAACGCCAAGAAATGCAGACCAGAGAAAAAGCACAAGCACaa atgttacagaaaacaaaaagagaattGAGATcaaggatggaaaaggaaatacagcaACTGCAAGCAGCAATAATGCAAAGTGATGATGACACCTTTTTTCAAGAACTAGAAGCAGACAGACTGAAATCTAGACTTCAGATGGCTTCCTTTCAGTATAGCAAAAGCCGTTTCTTGTAA
- the CEP95 gene encoding centrosomal protein of 95 kDa isoform X4, giving the protein MGSAEERDWIDVANDLLRSCHINQHIKHLSECGADVFVHLYESILGEKVPDFIATPRSQEDDAHNVQAVIDSLALDYLQVSLSHITGENIVKGEGESIRNLLEIFDGLLEYLTEEVSEYSQNGDEANVLSNNEIQIASQEQLESNAGQLMQPSIFSSVEGSQSEFFVPSCDVDGSESTSELIRLGDTAHSFSKREEEFQLPELLPAEKDEGVEESKNSEAIAKFPKQASETERTIVKEKEDGLMESVHTTEPQKESLSASATKLGEPIQQAIPLLPPFQPSEARPYYPGWRDYQNLGSQSATLANSEGVKIPTLEKSLTQKSEDVSGRLPPSRKIPVGTVQSVPSTNTYLSSAGVGDKVVSNDAVDNVAKVPWVYGNSSASSLHQKLSLHAEQVTQTPRPESRYLPRKKSRYENSTTDSLEESLSHRTTKENLSEQELHKVSEKLSRGLNTLDLMLKRALGGHTGEEELTDEDNLSQHSDSVMDYRRRKAVRDTPHLRYPSRPRSLSPSSPSSQHQLFSELEDKLCSNGTGQIRKIHSQLQKERGERTKKAKKVAKAYEDELRIYEARERFRLSKLREVIKEMEQEYKENIFKEPPKMPQPVKVYSRKTTPRNPKYSQWIPKRGTVKPKKAAPMKVRDDDLLFQLLEEFPHLHISHHTMNKMWQQQLAHTQQLKAASGRTRPKLQNEVQQALKKHELLAAIIKKDQDHNKRLQEFKQRICRQKWAQNKVREKRQQIARARKYYEDYWVQLRAKMMRARTREERIFKNLFEEGLEIQKQRLKDLRAYAQEKRAEQRREHQNELESMENYYKDQMLQKTKRELRSRMEKEIQQLQAAIMQSDDDTFFQELEADRLKSRLQMASFQYSKSRFL; this is encoded by the exons ATGGGCAGCGCGGAGGAGAGAG ATTGGATTGATGTTGCCAATGATCTTTTAAGGAGCTGTCACATAAACCAGCACATAAAGCATCTCTCAGAATGTGGTGCTGATGTGTTTGTTCATCTTTACGAGTCAATCTTAGGAGAAAAAGTACCAG atttcaTAGCTACTCCTAGAAGCCAAGAGGATGATGCACATAATGTACAAGCAGTAATAGATTCCCTGGCATTGGACTATTTGCAGGTCAGCTTGTCACACATCACTG GTGAGAACATTgtgaaaggagaaggggaatctATCAGAAACCTCCTTGAAATATTTGATGGTTTGTTAGAGTATCTCACAGAAGAAGTCAGTGAATATTCTCAGAATGGAG ATGAGGCAAATGTGCTATCCAATAATGAAATTCAAATTGCATCTcaagagcagctggaaagcaaTGCTGGTCAACTTATGCAACCTTCAATATTCTCATCAGTTGAAGG GTCCCAGTCAGAATTTTTTGTTCCATCTTGTGATGTAGATGGATCAGAATCTACCAGTGAATTAATTAGACTTGGAGATACTGCTCATTCATTTTCCAAGAGAGAGGAAG AATTCCAGTTGCCTGAATTGTTACCAGCAGAAAAGGACGAGGGGGTGGAAGAATCTAAAAACTCAGAAGCTATTGCAAAATTCCCGAAACAGGCCTCTGAAACTGAAAGGACCAttgtaaaggaaaaggaagatg GATTAATGGAGTCTGTTCATACTACTGAACCTCAAAAAGAGAGTTTGAGTGCCAGTGCTACAAAACTTGGGGAGCCTATACAGCAAGCTATTCCTTTGCTACCACCATTTCAGCCTTCGGAAGCCAGACCTTATTATCCTGGATGGAGAGATTATCAGAACTTGGGCAGCCAGTCAGCAACTTTGGCTAACAGTGAAGGAGTGAAAATTCCTACT cttgaaAAGTCACTTACACAAAAATCTGAAGATGTTTCTGGTAGGCTTCCTCCATCAAGGAAAATCCCTG TAGGCACAGTGCAGTCTGTACCATCAACTAACACTTACCTGTCATCTGCTGGAGTGGGAGACAAGGTGGTATCAAATGATGCTGTGGACAATGTGGCAAAG GTTCCCTGGGTATATGGGAATTCATCTGCTTCCTCTTTACACCAAAAACTCTCACTACATGCTGAACAAGTAACACAAACTCCAAGACCTGAATCTAGATATCTGCctagaaagaaaag caGATATGAAAATTCTACCACAGATTCACTTGAAGAGTCTCTTTCCCACAgaacaacaaaggaaaacctATCTGAGCAAGAGCTTCATAAAGTGTCAGAAAAACTCTCTCGTGGGTTAAATACACTAGATTTA ATGTTAAAGAGAGCTTTGGGTGGGCACACCGGAGAAGAAGAGTTGACAGATGAAGACAACCTGTCTCAGCACAGTGACAGCGTCATGGATTATCGCCGAAGGAAAGCTGTACGAG ACACACCACATCTAAGGTACCCAAGCAGGCCACGATCCCTTTCTCCATCCTCGCCCTCATCTCAGCATCAGCTCTTTTCTGAGTTGGAAGATAAACTTTGCAGTAATGGAACAGGCCAAATAAGGAAAATACACAGCCAGTTGCAAAAAGAAAGGggtgaaagaacaaaaaaagcaaag aaggTCGCTAAAGCTTATGAAGATGAACTAAGAATTTATGAAGCTAGGGAGAGGTTTAGACTTTCCAAGCTCAGAGAAGTCATCAAGGAAATG GAAcaagaatacaaagaaaacatctttaaagaACCTCCAAAAATGCCTCAGCCAGTGAAAGTTTATTCTAGAAAAACCACACCTCGGAATCCCAAATACAGCCAGTGGATTCCAAAACGAGGGACTGTGAAGCCAAAGAAAGCAGCTCCAA TGAAAGTAAGAGATGATGACCTCCTATTTCAACTACTGGAAGAGTTTCCCCACCTGCATATTTCCCACCATACTATGAATAAaatgtggcagcagcagcttgcacATACTCAACAACTTAAGGCAGCTTCTGGCAGAACTAGACCAAAACTCCAAAATGAA gTTCAACAAGCCCTGAAGAAGCATGAGCTTCTTGCTGCAATTATCAAAAAAGATCAAGACCATAACAAGAGACTG CAAGAATTTAAGCAACGTATCTGCCGACAGAAATGGGCTCAGAATAAAGTGAGAGAGAAACGCCAGCAAATTGCTCGAGCCAGGAAATATTATGAAGATTACTGGGTTCAGTTGCGTGCCAAGATGATGCGGGCTAGGACACGGGAAGAAAGG atatttaaaaacttatttgaaGAAGGCTTAGAAATTCAGAAGCAAAGACTGAAGGACCTGAGAGCGTATGCTCAAGAGAAGCGTGCTGAGCAAAGGAGAGAGCATCAAAATGAGTTGGAGTCTATGGAGAACTATTACAAAGATCAG atgttacagaaaacaaaaagagaattGAGATcaaggatggaaaaggaaatacagcaACTGCAAGCAGCAATAATGCAAAGTGATGATGACACCTTTTTTCAAGAACTAGAAGCAGACAGACTGAAATCTAGACTTCAGATGGCTTCCTTTCAGTATAGCAAAAGCCGTTTCTTGTAA
- the CEP95 gene encoding centrosomal protein of 95 kDa isoform X1 yields MGSAEERDWIDVANDLLRSCHINQHIKHLSECGADVFVHLYESILGEKVPDFIATPRSQEDDAHNVQAVIDSLALDYLQVSLSHITGENIVKGEGESIRNLLEIFDGLLEYLTEEVSEYSQNGDEANVLSNNEIQIASQEQLESNAGQLMQPSIFSSVEGSQSEFFVPSCDVDGSESTSELIRLGDTAHSFSKREEEFQLPELLPAEKDEGVEESKNSEAIAKFPKQASETERTIVKEKEDGLMESVHTTEPQKESLSASATKLGEPIQQAIPLLPPFQPSEARPYYPGWRDYQNLGSQSATLANSEGVKIPTLEKSLTQKSEDVSGRLPPSRKIPVGTVQSVPSTNTYLSSAGVGDKVVSNDAVDNVAKVPWVYGNSSASSLHQKLSLHAEQVTQTPRPESRYLPRKKSRYENSTTDSLEESLSHRTTKENLSEQELHKVSEKLSRGLNTLDLMLKRALGGHTGEEELTDEDNLSQHSDSVMDYRRRKAVRDTPHLRYPSRPRSLSPSSPSSQHQLFSELEDKLCSNGTGQIRKIHSQLQKERGERTKKAKKVAKAYEDELRIYEARERFRLSKLREVIKEMEQEYKENIFKEPPKMPQPVKVYSRKTTPRNPKYSQWIPKRGTVKPKKAAPMKVRDDDLLFQLLEEFPHLHISHHTMNKMWQQQLAHTQQLKAASGRTRPKLQNEVQQALKKHELLAAIIKKDQDHNKRLQEFKQRICRQKWAQNKVREKRQQIARARKYYEDYWVQLRAKMMRARTREERIFKNLFEEGLEIQKQRLKDLRAYAQEKRAEQRREHQNELESMENYYKDQFSMLAAALSQERQEMQTREKAQAQMLQKTKRELRSRMEKEIQQLQAAIMQSDDDTFFQELEADRLKSRLQMASFQYSKSRFL; encoded by the exons ATGGGCAGCGCGGAGGAGAGAG ATTGGATTGATGTTGCCAATGATCTTTTAAGGAGCTGTCACATAAACCAGCACATAAAGCATCTCTCAGAATGTGGTGCTGATGTGTTTGTTCATCTTTACGAGTCAATCTTAGGAGAAAAAGTACCAG atttcaTAGCTACTCCTAGAAGCCAAGAGGATGATGCACATAATGTACAAGCAGTAATAGATTCCCTGGCATTGGACTATTTGCAGGTCAGCTTGTCACACATCACTG GTGAGAACATTgtgaaaggagaaggggaatctATCAGAAACCTCCTTGAAATATTTGATGGTTTGTTAGAGTATCTCACAGAAGAAGTCAGTGAATATTCTCAGAATGGAG ATGAGGCAAATGTGCTATCCAATAATGAAATTCAAATTGCATCTcaagagcagctggaaagcaaTGCTGGTCAACTTATGCAACCTTCAATATTCTCATCAGTTGAAGG GTCCCAGTCAGAATTTTTTGTTCCATCTTGTGATGTAGATGGATCAGAATCTACCAGTGAATTAATTAGACTTGGAGATACTGCTCATTCATTTTCCAAGAGAGAGGAAG AATTCCAGTTGCCTGAATTGTTACCAGCAGAAAAGGACGAGGGGGTGGAAGAATCTAAAAACTCAGAAGCTATTGCAAAATTCCCGAAACAGGCCTCTGAAACTGAAAGGACCAttgtaaaggaaaaggaagatg GATTAATGGAGTCTGTTCATACTACTGAACCTCAAAAAGAGAGTTTGAGTGCCAGTGCTACAAAACTTGGGGAGCCTATACAGCAAGCTATTCCTTTGCTACCACCATTTCAGCCTTCGGAAGCCAGACCTTATTATCCTGGATGGAGAGATTATCAGAACTTGGGCAGCCAGTCAGCAACTTTGGCTAACAGTGAAGGAGTGAAAATTCCTACT cttgaaAAGTCACTTACACAAAAATCTGAAGATGTTTCTGGTAGGCTTCCTCCATCAAGGAAAATCCCTG TAGGCACAGTGCAGTCTGTACCATCAACTAACACTTACCTGTCATCTGCTGGAGTGGGAGACAAGGTGGTATCAAATGATGCTGTGGACAATGTGGCAAAG GTTCCCTGGGTATATGGGAATTCATCTGCTTCCTCTTTACACCAAAAACTCTCACTACATGCTGAACAAGTAACACAAACTCCAAGACCTGAATCTAGATATCTGCctagaaagaaaag caGATATGAAAATTCTACCACAGATTCACTTGAAGAGTCTCTTTCCCACAgaacaacaaaggaaaacctATCTGAGCAAGAGCTTCATAAAGTGTCAGAAAAACTCTCTCGTGGGTTAAATACACTAGATTTA ATGTTAAAGAGAGCTTTGGGTGGGCACACCGGAGAAGAAGAGTTGACAGATGAAGACAACCTGTCTCAGCACAGTGACAGCGTCATGGATTATCGCCGAAGGAAAGCTGTACGAG ACACACCACATCTAAGGTACCCAAGCAGGCCACGATCCCTTTCTCCATCCTCGCCCTCATCTCAGCATCAGCTCTTTTCTGAGTTGGAAGATAAACTTTGCAGTAATGGAACAGGCCAAATAAGGAAAATACACAGCCAGTTGCAAAAAGAAAGGggtgaaagaacaaaaaaagcaaag aaggTCGCTAAAGCTTATGAAGATGAACTAAGAATTTATGAAGCTAGGGAGAGGTTTAGACTTTCCAAGCTCAGAGAAGTCATCAAGGAAATG GAAcaagaatacaaagaaaacatctttaaagaACCTCCAAAAATGCCTCAGCCAGTGAAAGTTTATTCTAGAAAAACCACACCTCGGAATCCCAAATACAGCCAGTGGATTCCAAAACGAGGGACTGTGAAGCCAAAGAAAGCAGCTCCAA TGAAAGTAAGAGATGATGACCTCCTATTTCAACTACTGGAAGAGTTTCCCCACCTGCATATTTCCCACCATACTATGAATAAaatgtggcagcagcagcttgcacATACTCAACAACTTAAGGCAGCTTCTGGCAGAACTAGACCAAAACTCCAAAATGAA gTTCAACAAGCCCTGAAGAAGCATGAGCTTCTTGCTGCAATTATCAAAAAAGATCAAGACCATAACAAGAGACTG CAAGAATTTAAGCAACGTATCTGCCGACAGAAATGGGCTCAGAATAAAGTGAGAGAGAAACGCCAGCAAATTGCTCGAGCCAGGAAATATTATGAAGATTACTGGGTTCAGTTGCGTGCCAAGATGATGCGGGCTAGGACACGGGAAGAAAGG atatttaaaaacttatttgaaGAAGGCTTAGAAATTCAGAAGCAAAGACTGAAGGACCTGAGAGCGTATGCTCAAGAGAAGCGTGCTGAGCAAAGGAGAGAGCATCAAAATGAGTTGGAGTCTATGGAGAACTATTACAAAGATCAG TTTTCCATGTTAGCAGCAGCTTTATCTCAAGAACGCCAAGAAATGCAGACCAGAGAAAAAGCACAAGCACaa atgttacagaaaacaaaaagagaattGAGATcaaggatggaaaaggaaatacagcaACTGCAAGCAGCAATAATGCAAAGTGATGATGACACCTTTTTTCAAGAACTAGAAGCAGACAGACTGAAATCTAGACTTCAGATGGCTTCCTTTCAGTATAGCAAAAGCCGTTTCTTGTAA